One Bombus pyrosoma isolate SC7728 linkage group LG11, ASM1482585v1, whole genome shotgun sequence DNA segment encodes these proteins:
- the LOC122572329 gene encoding allergen Cr-PI-like isoform X1 produces MRCLIVLLALVALGACGNVKQQHAADQNLLNKQQDIIQLLQKISQPIPNQELQNLGENYEIESNAHQYNNPIIVMYYAGAVKAGLVQPQGTVFTNSISQLRKEVSLLNRILLGAKDYQTFLKTAAWARVHVNEVQFVKALVGAVLTRSDTQGVILPPVYEILPQYHLDARIIQEAQNIAIQKVQEGGIQNILIPVNYSALLSQDEHQLSYFTQDVGLAAYYSYINLAGYILGEQDQQQQQQQPLTQQQYQQQIVGKYLQQGGQQDQQSTIAHGAQYLYLHQQLLAHYELNRLSNGLGPISEINYQNVQALYQPHLRVLNGLEFAGRPENLQLQPQKNKLIQSVITLEQRLMNAIDSGNVITPQGAFLSLYQPQGMNILGDLIEGTGRSVNPRYYGSLQAAARKLLGNAPEVQNIWDYTPSALELGQTAVHDPAFYQLFKKVMNLYQQYQESLPAYQYNDLVLPGVTIQNVDVSQLVTLFSDYYIDLNGVTGQSNQQQQQQQDQQQEQQQNVKAYLKRLDHQPYQYKVMVHSEQNVPSAVVRVFLGPKYDYQGKPISISQSRHLFVQLDQFIQNLHSGQNIIIRNSQQAPGQSPDWPSTSEIQKGVNAAIRSQEPFFITEPHQIFSFPARLSLPKGQPQGFPLQFLVVISSPNPLNMPYGPVIPEQNLSYQAQQYQIVNANQYQQLKQQGQLWQMGGGVEQNVEVLPENLANAQQQIDAVRNHYANVYTRYHGQYPNTQIQNPIGQGQDMTYSIQGVGVVNAAGVGGSQSLGLHGQHIAVQSQQQIQQQAQQIQQQIQAATAAAQQGQQGQHQGQGAQMIWNAQQQQQQQQQLHHGQHINSWSPSHIDQSVVQSVQQGLQGLSGLAGAQGLQGAQGAQGVQGVKGVSGVKAVSGVKGVAGVQGVAGVQGVAGVQGVAGVQGVAGVQGVQRVQNAAGVQGVAGVQGVQGVQGVQQGGIQGGVQGLSAVLQGGVSSQSWGIGQGLQGVNVPYGMQGAQGIGGVQSWPNSQVQGGISGSGIVASGQQHAGGFQGIYAQAQTVQDPSVSEYYQNKPISEIIGGAISLDGKPLGFPLERPLAPGALSVSNIFVQDVLVFHQGQPTNDITQP; encoded by the exons ATGAGGTGCTTAATTGTCCTGTTGGCTCTGGTGGCCTTAGGGGCCTGTGGAAATGTCAAACAACAACATGCTG cTGACCAGAATCTCCTTAACAAACAGCAAGACATCATCCAACTCCTGCAGAAGATCTCACAGCCAATTCCAAACCAAGAACTTCAGAACCTTggtgaaaattatgaaattgagAGCAATGCTCACCAATACAACAATCCAATCATAGTAATGTACTATGCGGGTGCTGTAAAAGCTGGTTTGGTTCAACCTCAGGGTACAGTGTTCACTAATTCAATCAGTCAGCTTCGGAAAGAAGTTTCCCTACTCAACAGGATATTATTGGGTGCCAAGGACTACCAGACTTTTCTCAAGACTGCTGCATGGGCCCGTGTTCATGTTAACGAAGTACAATTTGTTAAG GCTTTAGTTGGTGCTGTACTGACTCGCTCAGACACCCAAGGAGTCATCCTCCCACCTGTTTATGAAATCTTGCCCCAGTATCATTTGGATGCTAGAATTATTCAAGAAGCCCAAAACATTGCCATTCAAAAAGTCCAGGAAGGAGGCATTCAGAATATTCTCATCCCTGTTAACTACTCTGCACTCTTGTCTCAAGATGAACATCAACTGTCTTACTTCACTCAAGATGTTGGTCTTGCGGCATACTACTCCTATATCAACCTTGCTGGATACATTTTGGgagaa CAGGaccaacaacaacagcaacaacagccTCTGACTCAACAACAGTATCAACAACAGATTGTAGGGAAATACTTGCAACAAGGAGGACAACAAGACCAACAAAGCACCATTGCTCATGGAGCTCAATATTTGTATCTTCATCAACAACTTTTGGCTCACTACGAACTTAACCGTCTTTCGAACGGGCTTGGTCCAATCTCTGAAATTAACTACCAAAATGTACAAGCTCTTTACCAACCACATCTTCGCGTTCTCAATGGACTTGAATTTGCTGGTCGTCCAGAGAATCTTCAACTCCAACCTCAAAAGAATAAACTCATCCAAAGTGTTATTACTCTGGAACAAAGACTGATGAATGCCATTGACTCTGGCAATGTGATCACCCCACAAGGCGCCTTCCTTTCTTTGTACCAACCACAGGGTATGAACATTCTTGGTGACTTGATTGAAGGAACTGGTAGAAGCGTCAACCCAAGGTACTATGGAAGCCTCCAGGCTGCTGCTCGCAAACTCCTTGGAAATGCTCCTGAAGTTCAGAACATTTGGGACTACACACCGTCGGCTCTTGAACTTGGACAAACTGCTGTTCACGATCCAGCCTTCTACCAACTGTTCAAAAAGGTCATGAACCTTTACCAACAATATCAAGAGTCTTTGCCTGCCTACCAGTACAACGATCTTGTCCTTCCTGGCGTTACCATCCAGAACGTCGATGTTAGCCAGCTGGTCACTCTCTTCAGCGACTATTACATCGACCTCAATGGCGTTACTGGACAATCTaaccaacaacaacaacagcaacaagaTCAACAACAGGAACAACAGCAAAACGTTAAGGCTTATCTCAAAAGATTAGATCATCAACCCTACCAATACAAAGTCATGGTTCACAGTGAACAAAATGTACCAAGCGCAGTTGTTCGTGTCTTCCTTGGACCCAAATACGACTACCAAGGCAAACCAATTAGTATCTCTCAGAGTCGACATCTCTTTGTTCAACTTGACCAATTCATCCAAAACC TTCACTCTGGTCAGAACATCATCATTAGGAATTCCCAGCAAGCTCCTGGACAGAGCCCTGACTGGCCATCTACTTCTGAAATTCAAAAAGGTGTTAATGCTGCTATCCGATCTCAGGAACCATTCTTCATTACTGAG CCACACCAAATCTTCAGTTTTCCTGCTAGGTTGTCTCTTCCCAAAGGTCAACCACAAGGTTTCCCACTTCAGTTTCTCGTTGTAATCTCTTCTCCAAACCCACTTAATATGCCATACGGACCAGTAATCCCTGAACAAAACTTGTCCTACCAAGCCCAACAATACCAAATCGTGAATGCCAACCAATACCAACAATTGAAACAACAAGGACAACTTTGGCAAATGGGCGGCGGAGTTGAACAAAACGTTGAGGTTCTTCCTGAGAACTTGGCCAATGCTCAGCAACAAATAGATG cTGTCAGGAATCACTATGCTAATGTCTACACCAGATACCACGGACAGTATCCCAATACTCAAATCCAGAACCCTATTGGCCAAGGACAAGACATGACATACAGTATCCAAGGAGTTGGAGTTGTTAACGCTGCCGGTGTTGGTGGTTCACAATCCCTAGGATTACACGGACAACACATCGCAGTTCAAAGCCAACAACAAATACAACAACAAGCTCAACAGATCCAACAACAAATAcaagcagcaacagcagcagctcAACAAGGACAACAGGGACAACATCAGGGCCAGGGTGCTCAAATGATTTGGAATgcacaacaacaacaacaacaacaacaacaattgCATCACGGACAACATATTAATAGCTGGTCTCCATCTCACATTGATCAGTCTGTCGTCCAATCTGTACAACAAGGATTACAAGGACTATCTGGTCTGGCTGGTGCACAAGGTCTCCAGGGTGCACAGGGTGCTCAAGGTGTTCAAGGTGTCAAAGGTGTCTCTGGCGTCAAAGCTGTTTCTGGTGTCAAAGGTGTAGCTGGCGTCCAAGGTGTAGCTGGTGTCCAAGGTGTAGCTGGCGTCCAAGGTGTAGCTGGCGTTCAAGGCGTAGCTGGCGTCCAAGGTGTTCAAAGAGTCCAAAATGCAGCTGGCGTTCAAGGTGTAGCTGGTGTCCAAGGTGTTCAAGGAGTCCAGGGTGTACAACAAGGCGGAATTCAAGGCGGAGTACAAGGCCTGTCTGCTGTTTTGCAAGGAGGAGTATCATCACAAAGTTGGGGAATTGGACAAGGTTTACAAGGAGTGAATGTTCCGTATGGCATGCAAGGAGCCCAAGGTATCGGAGGAGTTCAATCTTGGCCAAACTCTCAAGTCCAAGGTGGAATCTCAGGAAGTGGTATTGTCGCCAGCGGACAACAACACGCTGGTGGCTTCCAAGGAATCTACGCACAAGCACAAACTGTTCAGGACCCATCTGTCAGCGAATACTACCAGAACAAACCAATCTCTGAAATTATTGGTGGTGCTATCTCCCTTGATGGCAAACCTCTCGGCTTCCCTCTGGAAAGACCGTTGGCTCCTGGTGCTCTTAGCGTTTCCAACATCTTCGTGCAAGACGTTCTCGTCTTCCACCAAGGTCAACCCACCAACGACATCACTCAGCCATAA
- the LOC122572329 gene encoding allergen Cr-PI-like isoform X2 produces MRCLIVLLALVALGACGNVKQQHAADQNLLNKQQDIIQLLQKISQPIPNQELQNLGENYEIESNAHQYNNPIIVMYYAGAVKAGLVQPQGTVFTNSISQLRKEVSLLNRILLGAKDYQTFLKTAAWARVHVNEVQFVKALVGAVLTRSDTQGVILPPVYEILPQYHLDARIIQEAQNIAIQKVQEGGIQNILIPVNYSALLSQDEHQLSYFTQDVGLAAYYSYINLAGYILGEDQQQQQQQPLTQQQYQQQIVGKYLQQGGQQDQQSTIAHGAQYLYLHQQLLAHYELNRLSNGLGPISEINYQNVQALYQPHLRVLNGLEFAGRPENLQLQPQKNKLIQSVITLEQRLMNAIDSGNVITPQGAFLSLYQPQGMNILGDLIEGTGRSVNPRYYGSLQAAARKLLGNAPEVQNIWDYTPSALELGQTAVHDPAFYQLFKKVMNLYQQYQESLPAYQYNDLVLPGVTIQNVDVSQLVTLFSDYYIDLNGVTGQSNQQQQQQQDQQQEQQQNVKAYLKRLDHQPYQYKVMVHSEQNVPSAVVRVFLGPKYDYQGKPISISQSRHLFVQLDQFIQNLHSGQNIIIRNSQQAPGQSPDWPSTSEIQKGVNAAIRSQEPFFITEPHQIFSFPARLSLPKGQPQGFPLQFLVVISSPNPLNMPYGPVIPEQNLSYQAQQYQIVNANQYQQLKQQGQLWQMGGGVEQNVEVLPENLANAQQQIDAVRNHYANVYTRYHGQYPNTQIQNPIGQGQDMTYSIQGVGVVNAAGVGGSQSLGLHGQHIAVQSQQQIQQQAQQIQQQIQAATAAAQQGQQGQHQGQGAQMIWNAQQQQQQQQQLHHGQHINSWSPSHIDQSVVQSVQQGLQGLSGLAGAQGLQGAQGAQGVQGVKGVSGVKAVSGVKGVAGVQGVAGVQGVAGVQGVAGVQGVAGVQGVQRVQNAAGVQGVAGVQGVQGVQGVQQGGIQGGVQGLSAVLQGGVSSQSWGIGQGLQGVNVPYGMQGAQGIGGVQSWPNSQVQGGISGSGIVASGQQHAGGFQGIYAQAQTVQDPSVSEYYQNKPISEIIGGAISLDGKPLGFPLERPLAPGALSVSNIFVQDVLVFHQGQPTNDITQP; encoded by the exons ATGAGGTGCTTAATTGTCCTGTTGGCTCTGGTGGCCTTAGGGGCCTGTGGAAATGTCAAACAACAACATGCTG cTGACCAGAATCTCCTTAACAAACAGCAAGACATCATCCAACTCCTGCAGAAGATCTCACAGCCAATTCCAAACCAAGAACTTCAGAACCTTggtgaaaattatgaaattgagAGCAATGCTCACCAATACAACAATCCAATCATAGTAATGTACTATGCGGGTGCTGTAAAAGCTGGTTTGGTTCAACCTCAGGGTACAGTGTTCACTAATTCAATCAGTCAGCTTCGGAAAGAAGTTTCCCTACTCAACAGGATATTATTGGGTGCCAAGGACTACCAGACTTTTCTCAAGACTGCTGCATGGGCCCGTGTTCATGTTAACGAAGTACAATTTGTTAAG GCTTTAGTTGGTGCTGTACTGACTCGCTCAGACACCCAAGGAGTCATCCTCCCACCTGTTTATGAAATCTTGCCCCAGTATCATTTGGATGCTAGAATTATTCAAGAAGCCCAAAACATTGCCATTCAAAAAGTCCAGGAAGGAGGCATTCAGAATATTCTCATCCCTGTTAACTACTCTGCACTCTTGTCTCAAGATGAACATCAACTGTCTTACTTCACTCAAGATGTTGGTCTTGCGGCATACTACTCCTATATCAACCTTGCTGGATACATTTTGGgagaa GaccaacaacaacagcaacaacagccTCTGACTCAACAACAGTATCAACAACAGATTGTAGGGAAATACTTGCAACAAGGAGGACAACAAGACCAACAAAGCACCATTGCTCATGGAGCTCAATATTTGTATCTTCATCAACAACTTTTGGCTCACTACGAACTTAACCGTCTTTCGAACGGGCTTGGTCCAATCTCTGAAATTAACTACCAAAATGTACAAGCTCTTTACCAACCACATCTTCGCGTTCTCAATGGACTTGAATTTGCTGGTCGTCCAGAGAATCTTCAACTCCAACCTCAAAAGAATAAACTCATCCAAAGTGTTATTACTCTGGAACAAAGACTGATGAATGCCATTGACTCTGGCAATGTGATCACCCCACAAGGCGCCTTCCTTTCTTTGTACCAACCACAGGGTATGAACATTCTTGGTGACTTGATTGAAGGAACTGGTAGAAGCGTCAACCCAAGGTACTATGGAAGCCTCCAGGCTGCTGCTCGCAAACTCCTTGGAAATGCTCCTGAAGTTCAGAACATTTGGGACTACACACCGTCGGCTCTTGAACTTGGACAAACTGCTGTTCACGATCCAGCCTTCTACCAACTGTTCAAAAAGGTCATGAACCTTTACCAACAATATCAAGAGTCTTTGCCTGCCTACCAGTACAACGATCTTGTCCTTCCTGGCGTTACCATCCAGAACGTCGATGTTAGCCAGCTGGTCACTCTCTTCAGCGACTATTACATCGACCTCAATGGCGTTACTGGACAATCTaaccaacaacaacaacagcaacaagaTCAACAACAGGAACAACAGCAAAACGTTAAGGCTTATCTCAAAAGATTAGATCATCAACCCTACCAATACAAAGTCATGGTTCACAGTGAACAAAATGTACCAAGCGCAGTTGTTCGTGTCTTCCTTGGACCCAAATACGACTACCAAGGCAAACCAATTAGTATCTCTCAGAGTCGACATCTCTTTGTTCAACTTGACCAATTCATCCAAAACC TTCACTCTGGTCAGAACATCATCATTAGGAATTCCCAGCAAGCTCCTGGACAGAGCCCTGACTGGCCATCTACTTCTGAAATTCAAAAAGGTGTTAATGCTGCTATCCGATCTCAGGAACCATTCTTCATTACTGAG CCACACCAAATCTTCAGTTTTCCTGCTAGGTTGTCTCTTCCCAAAGGTCAACCACAAGGTTTCCCACTTCAGTTTCTCGTTGTAATCTCTTCTCCAAACCCACTTAATATGCCATACGGACCAGTAATCCCTGAACAAAACTTGTCCTACCAAGCCCAACAATACCAAATCGTGAATGCCAACCAATACCAACAATTGAAACAACAAGGACAACTTTGGCAAATGGGCGGCGGAGTTGAACAAAACGTTGAGGTTCTTCCTGAGAACTTGGCCAATGCTCAGCAACAAATAGATG cTGTCAGGAATCACTATGCTAATGTCTACACCAGATACCACGGACAGTATCCCAATACTCAAATCCAGAACCCTATTGGCCAAGGACAAGACATGACATACAGTATCCAAGGAGTTGGAGTTGTTAACGCTGCCGGTGTTGGTGGTTCACAATCCCTAGGATTACACGGACAACACATCGCAGTTCAAAGCCAACAACAAATACAACAACAAGCTCAACAGATCCAACAACAAATAcaagcagcaacagcagcagctcAACAAGGACAACAGGGACAACATCAGGGCCAGGGTGCTCAAATGATTTGGAATgcacaacaacaacaacaacaacaacaacaattgCATCACGGACAACATATTAATAGCTGGTCTCCATCTCACATTGATCAGTCTGTCGTCCAATCTGTACAACAAGGATTACAAGGACTATCTGGTCTGGCTGGTGCACAAGGTCTCCAGGGTGCACAGGGTGCTCAAGGTGTTCAAGGTGTCAAAGGTGTCTCTGGCGTCAAAGCTGTTTCTGGTGTCAAAGGTGTAGCTGGCGTCCAAGGTGTAGCTGGTGTCCAAGGTGTAGCTGGCGTCCAAGGTGTAGCTGGCGTTCAAGGCGTAGCTGGCGTCCAAGGTGTTCAAAGAGTCCAAAATGCAGCTGGCGTTCAAGGTGTAGCTGGTGTCCAAGGTGTTCAAGGAGTCCAGGGTGTACAACAAGGCGGAATTCAAGGCGGAGTACAAGGCCTGTCTGCTGTTTTGCAAGGAGGAGTATCATCACAAAGTTGGGGAATTGGACAAGGTTTACAAGGAGTGAATGTTCCGTATGGCATGCAAGGAGCCCAAGGTATCGGAGGAGTTCAATCTTGGCCAAACTCTCAAGTCCAAGGTGGAATCTCAGGAAGTGGTATTGTCGCCAGCGGACAACAACACGCTGGTGGCTTCCAAGGAATCTACGCACAAGCACAAACTGTTCAGGACCCATCTGTCAGCGAATACTACCAGAACAAACCAATCTCTGAAATTATTGGTGGTGCTATCTCCCTTGATGGCAAACCTCTCGGCTTCCCTCTGGAAAGACCGTTGGCTCCTGGTGCTCTTAGCGTTTCCAACATCTTCGTGCAAGACGTTCTCGTCTTCCACCAAGGTCAACCCACCAACGACATCACTCAGCCATAA